The genomic stretch TATTTTATGGACCACGCGGTGTTGGAAAAACAACGTATTTATTAACAAAAATAAGAAAAAATAATTTATTTTATGTTTCAGGGGATGATCCTTTAATTTCTTCAATCTCTTTTTATGATTTGGCAGAAAAAGTTTTTTTAAATGGATATAGCGGAATAATTATAGATGAAGTTCATTATATAAATAAATGGAGCATATATATAAAATCACTATATGATTCCTATCCGAATAAAAAATTTTGGATAAGCGATAGCAGTAGTGTTATTTTAAGAACAGGTATAAGTGATCTTTCAAGACGTTTTATTAAAGTAAGGATTCCCTTGCTTTCTTTTAGAGAATATATTCATTTAGTAACGGGGTTAGAAGTTGAACCAATAAAAAATCCGTTTAATTTTAATAAAAACGAGTTTTTGAGTAAAATAAAAGATTTGGAAATTTTGAAATTATTCAAAGATTATGCAATATCAGGAACAAGACCATTTTTTCTTGAAGGAAATTTTTCTGAAAAAATGAAAAATATATTAGAAAAAACCATATATAGCGATATCCCATTTTTTTTAAAGTCAACAAATGAAAATCATTTAAGATTGATGAAAGCAATA from Marinitoga hydrogenitolerans DSM 16785 encodes the following:
- a CDS encoding ATP-binding protein, giving the protein MKIEDILERLELKTERLLTALPEKKRLYFQNLDKYDNRGMLFYGPRGVGKTTYLLTKIRKNNLFYVSGDDPLISSISFYDLAEKVFLNGYSGIIIDEVHYINKWSIYIKSLYDSYPNKKFWISDSSSVILRTGISDLSRRFIKVRIPLLSFREYIHLVTGLEVEPIKNPFNFNKNEFLSKIKDLEILKLFKDYAISGTRPFFLEGNFSEKMKNILEKTIYSDIPFFLKSTNENHLRLMKAIIGYLIYSKIPTINVEKMCKEWGISKNKLYDLLNVMSESELINIVLKERDFNANTKGKKIFLSDPAYYYIFNGEIGNFREAYTVFALKEKGEIFALRNEEDGDFIWNGIKIEVGGKNKKIKKSDFVIRDDIDLPIKNKVPLWILGFLW